From Eremothecium sinecaudum strain ATCC 58844 chromosome V, complete sequence, a single genomic window includes:
- the ECL1 gene encoding Ecl1p (Syntenic homolog of Ashbya gossypii AFR470C; Syntenic homolog of Saccharomyces cerevisiae YGR146C (ECL1)): MSAFNDYCIVCEQMINKDHGEQDLVYCSEECRSRDTNVSLAGSAKERLWPDTSLFAVTPDTVASQYSFGQRAYSDWEGRESYLSDMEMATLATNTGLVSTDTTRWTPRAFTDDCMVGRFGDGRGTCKDPAVSNYQLWLSCRMRQ, translated from the coding sequence ATGTCAGCATTCAACGACTACTGCATTGTTTGTGAACAAATGATCAACAAGGATCATGGCGAGCAGGACCTTGTGTACTGTTCCGAAGAATGTCGTTCCCGGGACACTAATGTGTCACTGGCTGGGTCTGCTAAAGAACGGCTATGGCCGGATACGTCGTTGTTCGCTGTGACTCCAGATACCGTTGCTTCACAATATTCTTTTGGTCAGCGCGCCTATTCTGACTGGGAAGGGCGAGAAAGCTACTTATCGGATATGGAAATGGCTACGCTCGCAACTAATACTGGACTTGTTTCTACAGATACCACTCGATGGACGCCGAGAGCATTTACGGATGATTGCATGGTTGGGAGGTTTGGTGACGGACGGGGAACGTGTAAAGATCCCGCTGTTAGTAATTATCAGTTATGGCTTAGCTGCAGAATGAGGCAGTAA
- the SEC9 gene encoding Sec9p (Syntenic homolog of Ashbya gossypii AFR469W; Non-syntenic homolog of Saccharomyces cerevisiae YGR009C (SEC9)) — translation MGIKKLFKIKPPEDISPEQNRKKLLEQGIPVKDTVPRSRERFSAYGKYASDRTQHRQYAPSGYEAEGYHSQGHMSNEEADLESLNKAPFDPYETSTSSLNRKAIDPYAVVSSDLSYGERSNTRQSNTYTSTETYSSLDTGQSKNDGSNPYACMKDDVYSSGSFSLTGKRQLRTQSEDTVKRAQKNSQRDGLDELDLNAVIDHPSDADDLNNSIHEEQSYNGESKGFRTFEDVQREAALREQQMEDEDVDEIKREIRFTKQSSVASTRNTLKMAQDAEVSGTNTLGMLGHQSEKLNDVEQNLHLIKMQNRAAENNVAELKKLNRNILAVHVGNPFTSKRKMREAEARIKSQKRIDNYQQEELNSNFVQSTRRIESALKSESGIRERYERDRVLDRAKQYQFEQDEEDNEMELEISRNLDKIGQVSSRLRKLALSTGQEVDAQRRRIEKIEEDADGLDVRIHMNTSKMTNIR, via the coding sequence ATGGGTATCAAGAAactttttaaaataaaacCTCCAGAGGACATTAGTCCCGAGCAAAACAGAAAAAAGCTTTTGGAACAGGGAATTCCAGTGAAAGATACCGTGCCAAGGTCAAGGGAAAGGTTTTCAGCATATGGGAAGTACGCATCTGATAGGACCCAACATAGACAGTATGCTCCCTCGGGGTACGAAGCGGAGGGATACCATTCACAGGGTCATATGAGTAATGAAGAAGCAGACCTGGAATCTTTAAACAAGGCACCATTCGACCCATACGAGACAAGCACCTCTTCTCTGAATAGAAAAGCGATTGACCCCTATGCTGTTGTTTCATCCGATTTGAGTTATGGTGAGAGATCAAATACGCGCCAAAGCAACACTTATACTTCTACCGAAACTTACTCATCACTTGACACCGGTCAAAGCAAGAATGACGGTAGTAACCCTTATGCATGCATGAAAGACGATGTTTACAGTAGTGGCTCATTCTCACTCACCGGTAAACGCCAGCTTAGAACGCAGTCGGAGGATACTGTAAAGAGAGCACAAAAAAATAGTCAGCGTGACGGTTTAGATGAGTTGGATTTGAATGCAGTGATAGACCACCCATCGGATGCGGACGATTTGAATAATTCTATACACGAGGAACAGTCATATAACGGTGAAAGCAAGGGCTTTAGGACCTTTGAAGATGTGCAACGTGAAGCGGCTTTGCGGGAACAGCAAAtggaagatgaagatgtGGACGAGATTAAGCGAGAGATACGGTTTACTAAGCAAAGTTCAGTTGCTTCTACTCGTAACACTTTAAAGATGGCACAAGATGCAGAAGTTTCAGGAACGAATACCTTAGGAATGTTGGGGCATCAGAGCGAAAAATTGAATGATGTAGAGCAGAATCTACATCTGATTAAAATGCAAAACCGTGCTGCAGAAAATAACGTTGCAGAGTTGAAAAAGCTCAATCGTAACATTCTAGCAGTTCATGTAGGCAACCCTTTCACTAGCAAGCGTAAGATGAgagaagcagaagcgaGAATAAAATCCCAGAAGAGAATAGACAATTATCAGCAGGAAGAACTGAATTCCAACTTCGTGCAGTCTACTAGAAGAATTGAAAGTGCTTTAAAATCTGAATCTGGCATTCGCGAGCGGTACGAAAGAGATCGTGTCTTAGATCGCGCAAAGCAATACCAATTCGAACAAGATGAAGAGGACAATGAGATGGAACTTGAAATCAGTCGTAACTTGGACAAAATCGGGCAGGTCAGCAGCCGTTTGAGAAAGCTCGCGCTCTCTACCGGGCAAGAAGTGGATGCTCAGAGAAGGCGGATTGAGAAAATCGAGGAGGATGCTGACGGTCTTGATGTGCGTATTCATATGAATACTTCCAAGATGACAAACATTAGATAA